One genomic region from Sphingobacterium multivorum encodes:
- a CDS encoding 30S ribosomal protein S16 has product MATKIRLQRHGKKGRPFYHVVVADSRAPRDGKFIERIGSYNPNTNPATIVLDFEKALDWMNKGAQPTDTARAILSYKGVLYKKHLQGGVKKGAFDEAAAEAKFTAWTDAQEARISGKKDGLAQTKAETKKAALAAEAKKKEEKAAAVAAKNAPVAEETAAEETEAPASEETEG; this is encoded by the coding sequence ATGGCAACTAAAATCAGATTGCAAAGACACGGTAAAAAAGGACGTCCTTTTTACCACGTAGTCGTAGCGGATTCTCGCGCTCCACGTGACGGTAAATTCATTGAACGTATTGGTTCTTACAACCCAAACACAAATCCAGCAACTATCGTTTTGGATTTTGAAAAAGCTTTGGATTGGATGAATAAAGGTGCTCAACCAACTGACACTGCTCGTGCTATCCTTTCTTACAAAGGTGTTCTTTACAAAAAACACTTGCAAGGTGGTGTGAAAAAAGGTGCTTTTGATGAAGCTGCTGCTGAAGCTAAATTTACAGCTTGGACTGACGCTCAAGAAGCTAGAATCTCTGGTAAAAAAGATGGTTTAGCTCAAACTAAAGCTGAAACTAAAAAAGCTGCTTTAGCTGCTGAAGCTAAGAAAAAAGAAGAAAAAGCTGCTGCTGTAGCTGCTAAAAATGCTCCTGTAGCAGAAGAAACTGCTGCTGAAGAGACTGAAGCTCCTGCATCAGAAGAAACTGAAGGTTAA
- a CDS encoding methylenetetrahydrofolate reductase, producing MKIIDHIQNAKGKTLFSFELLPPAKGQGIQSIFKTMDELMEFKPPFIDVTYHREDYIYKEHASGLLERVSYRKRPGTVAICAAIMNKYKVDAVPHLICGGFTKEETENALIDLNFLGIDNVLVLRGDARKGDADFIPTDGGHAFATDLLEQVTDMNKGKYLHEDIITSEKTDFCIGVAGYPEKHFESPNFNTDFKYLKQKVDMGAEFIVTQMFFNVEKYKEFVTKCRDNGIHVPIIPGLKPLTTKKQLVTLPRIFHLDIPEELSDAVAACKTNADVRQVGEEWLVQQCQELIKFGAPVLHFYTMSNPGPTKKIVEKLA from the coding sequence ATGAAGATTATCGATCATATCCAGAATGCCAAAGGAAAAACATTGTTTTCTTTTGAGCTATTGCCACCGGCGAAAGGGCAGGGCATCCAAAGTATTTTTAAAACCATGGATGAACTGATGGAGTTTAAACCTCCTTTTATCGACGTCACCTACCATCGGGAAGATTATATCTATAAAGAGCATGCGAGTGGATTGCTGGAACGTGTTTCCTATCGTAAACGTCCTGGGACAGTGGCGATATGTGCTGCAATCATGAATAAATATAAAGTGGATGCGGTGCCACATTTGATATGTGGGGGTTTTACAAAAGAGGAAACTGAAAATGCATTGATCGATTTGAACTTCCTGGGGATAGATAACGTTTTGGTGTTGCGGGGTGATGCACGTAAGGGCGATGCCGATTTTATACCAACCGATGGTGGACATGCTTTTGCAACAGACCTATTGGAACAGGTAACCGATATGAATAAAGGAAAGTATCTGCATGAAGACATTATCACGTCGGAAAAGACTGATTTTTGCATCGGAGTAGCCGGGTATCCCGAAAAGCATTTTGAATCTCCAAATTTCAATACTGATTTTAAATATCTGAAACAAAAAGTCGATATGGGAGCAGAGTTTATTGTGACTCAGATGTTCTTTAATGTTGAAAAATACAAGGAATTTGTAACAAAATGTAGGGACAATGGAATCCATGTGCCTATTATTCCGGGATTAAAACCACTGACAACAAAAAAGCAATTGGTGACCTTGCCAAGAATTTTTCATTTAGATATTCCAGAGGAACTGAGTGACGCTGTCGCGGCATGTAAAACGAATGCCGACGTCAGACAGGTAGGTGAAGAGTGGTTGGTACAACAGTGTCAGGAGCTGATTAAATTTGGCGCTCCGGTATTACATTTTTATACGATGAGTAATCCTGGTCCAACAAAGAAGATTGTTGAAAAACTAGCCTAA
- the rimM gene encoding ribosome maturation factor RimM (Essential for efficient processing of 16S rRNA) yields the protein MTIDQCFYIGYISKTRGLKGEVQLFFEFEEYESLDIDVVFVEVNKKLVPYFVDAIKFQKNSTAYVTFEDVDHIDKAQVLVRKKLYLSNDKMPERDPDDFRYTDLIGFLVIDENHGELGQITDVQEFPQQFVATVDMDGKELMFPLSDDLILGIDGEEEIIEVELPEGLVDLYKE from the coding sequence ATGACTATTGATCAATGCTTTTACATCGGTTACATCAGTAAAACAAGAGGTCTTAAAGGAGAAGTACAACTGTTTTTTGAATTCGAAGAATACGAGAGTTTGGATATCGATGTTGTCTTTGTAGAAGTGAACAAAAAGCTTGTTCCTTATTTTGTTGATGCCATTAAATTTCAAAAAAATAGCACTGCTTATGTAACATTTGAGGATGTGGATCATATCGATAAGGCTCAGGTACTCGTCCGTAAAAAGCTATATCTTTCCAATGATAAAATGCCCGAGCGCGACCCGGATGATTTTAGATATACTGATTTAATCGGATTTTTAGTGATCGATGAAAACCATGGCGAACTGGGGCAAATAACAGATGTTCAGGAATTCCCACAACAATTTGTCGCCACAGTAGATATGGATGGCAAAGAACTGATGTTTCCGCTGTCCGACGATTTGATCTTAGGAATTGATGGCGAAGAGGAGATCATTGAAGTTGAATTGCCTGAGGGATTGGTCGATCTGTATAAGGAATAG